From Deltaproteobacteria bacterium, a single genomic window includes:
- a CDS encoding dTDP-4-dehydrorhamnose 3,5-epimerase family protein: MIDGVVVKPLRVIPDERGRLMEILRCDDAVYEKFGQVYMTAAYPGVVKGWHYHRLQTDHFAVVAGMMKLVLWDGRDAALGYGHEGPVSPTANLVNEFFMGQHNPILVKIPLGVMHGFKSIGETEAIVINIPTMPYRYDDPDEYRVHPHDNNIPYDWSRKDG; this comes from the coding sequence CTGATCGACGGCGTGGTGGTCAAGCCGCTGCGCGTGATTCCCGACGAGCGCGGACGGCTGATGGAGATCCTGCGCTGCGACGACGCGGTGTACGAGAAATTCGGGCAGGTCTACATGACGGCGGCCTACCCCGGCGTCGTAAAGGGCTGGCACTACCACCGGTTGCAGACGGACCACTTCGCCGTGGTGGCCGGCATGATGAAGCTCGTGCTCTGGGACGGGCGCGACGCCGCGCTCGGCTACGGCCACGAGGGGCCGGTGTCCCCGACCGCAAATCTGGTCAACGAGTTTTTCATGGGGCAGCACAACCCGATCCTCGTGAAGATCCCCCTCGGCGTGATGCACGGGTTCAAGTCGATCGGCGAGACCGAGGCCATCGTCATCAATATCCCGACGATGCCTTATCGCTACGACGACCCCGACGAGTACCGAGTTCATCCGCACGACAACAACATTCCCTACGATTGGTCGCGCAAAGACGGCTGA
- the rfbB gene encoding dTDP-glucose 4,6-dehydratase, protein MNVLVTGAAGFIGSNFVRQMRETHRDARLVALDALTYAGNLENLAGIEPGEHYAFVKADIRDDAALADLFARERFTHVVHFAAESHVDRSILGPAVFVDVNVMGTLKVLEAAKAHGVMRYVQVSTDEVYGSLGATGKFTEDLPLVPSSPYSASKASADHLVHAYHHTFGLDTVITRCSNNYGPYQFPEKLIPLMIANCIEGKPLPVYGDGMQIRDWLHVSDHCRAIEAAMTRGRAGEVYNIGGNNEWANIDIVKIIIETVDGRLGRPRGASATLITHVKDRPGHDRRYAMDASKIERELGWTPRYTFERGIVETIDWYLANEAWWRRIVSGEYREFYDRWYGDR, encoded by the coding sequence ATGAACGTCCTCGTCACCGGCGCCGCCGGATTCATCGGATCGAACTTCGTCCGCCAGATGCGAGAGACGCACCGCGACGCGCGCCTCGTGGCGCTCGACGCCCTCACCTACGCGGGCAATCTGGAGAACCTCGCGGGGATTGAGCCCGGCGAGCACTACGCGTTCGTGAAGGCCGACATCCGCGACGACGCGGCGCTCGCGGACCTGTTTGCGCGAGAGCGCTTCACGCACGTCGTCCACTTCGCGGCAGAGAGCCACGTGGATCGCTCGATCCTCGGTCCCGCGGTCTTCGTGGACGTCAACGTGATGGGCACGCTGAAGGTGCTCGAAGCCGCGAAGGCGCACGGCGTTATGCGCTACGTGCAAGTCAGCACCGACGAGGTGTACGGGTCGCTCGGCGCGACGGGCAAGTTCACCGAGGATCTGCCGCTCGTGCCCAGCAGCCCCTACTCGGCGTCGAAGGCGTCGGCCGATCATCTCGTCCACGCGTACCACCACACCTTCGGGCTCGACACTGTCATCACGCGCTGCTCCAATAATTACGGCCCGTATCAGTTTCCCGAAAAACTCATCCCGCTGATGATCGCGAACTGCATCGAGGGCAAGCCGCTGCCCGTGTACGGCGACGGCATGCAGATCCGCGATTGGCTGCACGTCTCCGATCACTGCCGCGCCATCGAGGCCGCCATGACGCGCGGGCGCGCCGGAGAGGTCTATAACATCGGCGGCAACAACGAGTGGGCGAACATCGACATCGTGAAGATCATCATCGAGACCGTCGATGGCCGGCTCGGCCGTCCGCGGGGCGCGTCGGCCACCCTCATCACGCACGTCAAGGACCGCCCCGGCCACGACCGGCGCTACGCGATGGACGCGTCGAAGATCGAGCGCGAGCTCGGCTGGACGCCGCGATATACGTTCGAACGCGGGATTGTCGAGACGATCGACTGGTATCTCGCCAACGAGGCGTGGTGGCGGCGGATCGTCTCCGGCGAGTATCGCGAGTTCTACGACCGCTGGTACGGCGACCGTTAG